From Planococcus halocryophilus, the proteins below share one genomic window:
- a CDS encoding putative quinol monooxygenase — protein MMESIVITAILKPKENMEDQLLTELKKVLEASRAEAGCLNYVLHQSIEDDTFVLHETWKDKDALESHVASNHYQEYRTNTADLVERREVFKLKTV, from the coding sequence ATGATGGAATCAATCGTTATTACTGCGATTCTAAAGCCAAAAGAAAACATGGAAGATCAATTATTAACGGAATTGAAAAAAGTTCTAGAAGCTTCCCGAGCAGAAGCGGGTTGCTTAAACTATGTTCTCCATCAATCAATTGAAGACGACACGTTTGTCCTTCACGAAACGTGGAAAGACAAAGACGCGTTAGAAAGCCATGTTGCGTCTAATCATTACCAAGAATACCGTACAAATACGGCGGACTTGGTTGAAAGACGAGAAGTCTTTAAGTTAAAAACTGTCTAA
- a CDS encoding amidohydrolase gives MANSIKQFMEEIEPYVIEQRRKRHQYPEIGFAEYVTTYELSEQLAGKGFSLFYGTDFLTSAERMGVPCDPMLAENEQRALQKGVPPEFLEKMKGGHTGFAAVLDTGRPGLNFAYRFDIDALPIQEADCADHVPAQLEFRSQIAGMMHACGHDGHAAIGLGLAKYLSERKDNLSGTYTILFQPAEEGGRGAKAIVDKGWLDHIDYFMSGHVGIHNLPAGTVAATTSKFLASSKINAKFIGKSAHSGLEPNEGRNALLAAASAALHLHSIANHKDGITRINVGTLHAGAGRNVIADKALMEIETRGETNNLDAYMKENATRILQASAALYDVELELEHMGRSVSTAADHNFAKVVEKACASSTSLKIVPHLEVGASEDVTYMIERVREQGGKATFMIFASPLPAGHHHPCFDYEEQALLAGLETLIRTTDYLLKEDGLRE, from the coding sequence ATGGCAAATTCCATTAAACAATTTATGGAAGAGATTGAGCCGTATGTGATTGAACAACGACGCAAACGACATCAGTATCCTGAAATCGGTTTTGCGGAATATGTAACCACTTATGAGTTGAGCGAACAATTAGCAGGAAAAGGATTTTCACTTTTTTATGGAACGGACTTTTTAACAAGCGCAGAGCGCATGGGTGTACCGTGTGATCCAATGCTCGCGGAAAATGAACAGCGGGCGCTCCAAAAAGGCGTGCCACCTGAGTTTCTTGAAAAGATGAAAGGCGGACATACTGGATTTGCAGCCGTACTCGATACGGGGCGACCGGGACTGAACTTTGCTTATCGTTTTGATATTGATGCATTGCCAATTCAAGAAGCAGATTGTGCTGACCATGTGCCAGCACAACTGGAGTTTCGTTCTCAAATTGCGGGAATGATGCATGCTTGCGGGCACGATGGTCATGCGGCAATTGGTCTCGGACTCGCAAAATATTTATCGGAGAGAAAAGACAACTTAAGCGGCACATATACGATTTTGTTCCAGCCTGCAGAAGAAGGTGGACGCGGTGCAAAAGCGATTGTCGATAAAGGTTGGCTTGATCACATTGATTATTTTATGAGCGGCCATGTCGGTATTCACAATTTACCAGCAGGAACAGTCGCTGCGACCACATCAAAATTTTTGGCCAGTTCCAAAATCAATGCGAAATTCATTGGTAAGTCGGCGCATTCTGGATTAGAACCGAATGAAGGACGCAACGCTTTATTAGCTGCAGCATCTGCTGCATTACATCTACATAGCATTGCAAACCATAAAGATGGAATTACCCGTATCAATGTCGGCACGTTGCATGCTGGAGCCGGGCGCAATGTCATTGCAGACAAAGCGTTAATGGAAATTGAGACGCGCGGTGAGACCAATAATTTGGATGCTTACATGAAAGAAAATGCAACGCGTATTTTACAGGCGAGTGCTGCATTATACGATGTCGAGCTGGAACTAGAACACATGGGAAGGTCGGTTTCGACAGCTGCGGATCACAATTTTGCTAAAGTCGTAGAAAAAGCATGTGCATCGTCAACAAGCTTGAAGATTGTTCCGCATTTGGAAGTGGGAGCTTCAGAAGATGTTACGTATATGATTGAGCGCGTCCGTGAACAAGGCGGAAAAGCGACATTTATGATTTTTGCAAGTCCGTTACCTGCAGGTCATCATCATCCTTGTTTTGATTATGAAGAACAGGCGTTGCTTGCTGGATTGGAAACGCTAATACGTACAACGGATTATTTGCTAAAGGAGGACGGATTACGTGAATAG
- a CDS encoding AbgT family transporter yields MTSPTEEQGKKGFLNFIEKWGNRLPDPFFIFVYLAVFVVLLSWLVSSLGTTVIHPGTGEEMAIRSIVSGEGIRYILAETINNFTGFAPLGLVLVMMLGIGLAERVGLMETAIKKSILNAPKSLITYAVIFTGIMGNLASDAAFILVPPLAAMVFVSVGRHPLAGLAAGFAGTGAGFTANMLITGTDALLSGISTEAARTIDETFVVTPVDNWYFMSASVIIMAIVGAIITERLIEPRLGKYTGRMDKTFEPVTKQENKGLLNALIAAAVYIGLIALLVFLPGSPVRNEEGGIIPSPFLSGIVPIILFFFITVAVAYGVTVKKITESKDVPAYMTDAIKDMSGYIVLIFAAAQFISYFNWSNLGIWLAVNSAEFLTSINMTGLPVMVAFSILAAVLNLLIFSGSAQWALMAPIFIPMFMLLDYHPAFVQLAFRIADSSTNIITPLNPYILIVLAFMREYDKKAGLGTLISLMLPYSLIFFGVWVIMMIIFALTGLPIGPGISLRM; encoded by the coding sequence ATGACATCACCGACAGAAGAACAAGGCAAAAAAGGGTTTTTGAACTTTATTGAGAAATGGGGCAATCGCTTACCCGATCCATTCTTTATCTTTGTATATTTAGCAGTGTTTGTTGTCTTACTCTCATGGTTAGTTAGTTCGCTTGGTACGACCGTCATCCACCCAGGGACCGGTGAAGAAATGGCGATTCGAAGCATTGTCTCAGGTGAAGGAATTCGTTACATTCTCGCAGAAACCATCAATAACTTCACCGGCTTTGCACCACTAGGCCTTGTACTTGTCATGATGCTCGGTATTGGTTTGGCTGAACGTGTTGGTTTGATGGAAACGGCTATTAAGAAATCTATCTTGAATGCACCAAAATCATTGATTACATACGCGGTGATCTTTACTGGTATTATGGGTAACTTAGCATCAGATGCCGCATTTATCTTAGTTCCACCACTTGCTGCGATGGTCTTTGTCTCAGTAGGTAGACATCCGCTCGCCGGTCTTGCAGCTGGATTTGCTGGAACGGGCGCTGGATTTACAGCGAACATGTTGATCACCGGAACAGATGCATTGCTATCCGGGATTTCGACGGAAGCTGCACGAACGATTGATGAGACGTTTGTCGTCACACCAGTTGATAACTGGTATTTCATGAGCGCTTCCGTTATTATCATGGCAATTGTTGGGGCAATCATCACAGAGAGGTTGATCGAACCGCGCCTCGGCAAGTATACAGGTAGAATGGATAAAACATTCGAACCCGTGACAAAGCAAGAAAACAAAGGGTTGTTAAATGCCTTAATCGCGGCAGCTGTCTATATTGGCTTGATCGCTTTGTTAGTGTTCTTACCAGGTTCTCCAGTTCGAAATGAAGAAGGCGGCATCATTCCGTCACCGTTCTTATCCGGCATTGTGCCGATTATTCTTTTCTTCTTCATCACGGTTGCTGTCGCTTACGGCGTCACAGTGAAGAAAATTACGGAATCTAAAGATGTTCCTGCTTATATGACGGATGCTATTAAAGACATGTCAGGCTATATCGTACTTATTTTTGCGGCAGCCCAGTTTATCAGTTATTTCAATTGGAGTAATCTCGGTATTTGGTTAGCTGTTAACAGTGCAGAATTCCTGACAAGCATTAATATGACAGGATTGCCGGTCATGGTCGCTTTCAGTATTCTCGCTGCAGTATTGAATCTCTTGATTTTCAGTGGTTCTGCACAATGGGCGTTGATGGCGCCAATCTTTATCCCTATGTTCATGTTGCTCGATTACCACCCAGCATTTGTTCAATTGGCGTTCCGTATTGCCGATTCTTCAACGAATATCATCACGCCGCTTAATCCGTATATTTTGATCGTTCTCGCCTTTATGCGCGAATACGACAAAAAAGCGGGACTTGGTACGCTGATTTCGTTGATGTTGCCATACAGCCTGATTTTCTTTGGGGTCTGGGTTATTATGATGATCATCTTCGCATTGACGGGGCTACCAATCGGGCCAGGTATTAGCTTGCGAATGTAA
- a CDS encoding LacI family DNA-binding transcriptional regulator yields the protein MVSSKDVAKYAGVSQTTVSRVVNTPNLVKEPTYRKVMAAIDELNYIPDGNARSLVQKRSDTIALISGPLYNPFFVETTTSIVNYANEHGFKINVHFSNDENIEEIYNAIFEKKVDGIILSSVLLEDPVFAKLEKSGIPFILYNRKHESNKNFVEMDNEQAGFLATDYLFSLNHDEVCWIGGPTEMSTFKGRYDGFLKAFQKNNTAINPEKIFIGNTSKENLYQTFLKLEELSEKPTAICAATDAIAIQMMDFYISAGYKVPEDISIIGIDNVKIGQHASINLTTVGISSPIDLGRIAIEKLIKMIQQKNKPCVQITEAVRLFERKTIIKKKKEA from the coding sequence ATGGTATCGTCAAAAGATGTGGCAAAGTATGCGGGTGTTTCACAAACGACAGTGTCACGCGTAGTAAATACACCTAATTTAGTAAAAGAGCCGACATATAGAAAAGTAATGGCCGCAATTGATGAATTGAATTATATACCAGATGGTAATGCGCGGTCTCTCGTACAAAAGAGAAGTGATACAATCGCATTAATTTCTGGGCCTTTGTACAATCCTTTTTTTGTTGAAACGACCACATCCATTGTTAATTATGCAAATGAACATGGATTTAAAATAAACGTCCATTTTTCTAATGACGAAAATATAGAGGAGATTTATAACGCTATTTTTGAAAAAAAAGTAGATGGCATCATTTTGTCATCGGTGTTATTAGAAGATCCGGTTTTTGCGAAGTTAGAGAAATCAGGAATTCCGTTTATTTTGTACAACAGAAAACACGAAAGCAATAAAAATTTCGTAGAGATGGATAACGAACAAGCAGGCTTTTTGGCGACGGATTATTTATTTTCACTTAATCATGATGAGGTTTGTTGGATAGGTGGTCCGACAGAAATGAGCACTTTTAAAGGCCGTTATGATGGGTTTTTAAAAGCATTTCAAAAAAATAATACAGCGATAAATCCAGAAAAAATATTCATCGGAAATACAAGTAAAGAAAATTTGTATCAAACTTTCTTGAAGTTAGAAGAGCTTTCAGAAAAGCCCACTGCAATTTGCGCGGCGACAGATGCGATTGCCATACAAATGATGGATTTTTATATTTCTGCAGGTTATAAAGTGCCAGAAGACATTAGTATTATTGGAATTGATAACGTGAAAATTGGGCAACATGCCTCGATTAATCTAACGACTGTCGGTATTTCTTCACCTATCGATTTAGGTCGAATTGCGATTGAAAAGCTTATTAAGATGATCCAACAAAAAAATAAACCTTGTGTTCAAATAACAGAAGCTGTTAGACTATTTGAAAGAAAGACAATAATTAAAAAGAAAAAGGAGGCATGA
- a CDS encoding M20 family metallo-hydrolase: MNSWLIEHLQRMNMTNALVRPEGFTREGYTSEETSAMEVFKDIAKELGLAVEVDAAGNIIARWEVPGGENAAVATGSHLDTVPNGGAFDGGAGVVCGLGAVKLLKEADFKPKRPIEVICFRSEESSRFGVSTIGSKAMSGLLDSSIGTLVDQHGTTLAEAVKSQGFNWDDLTKAKRSKEELKSFVELHIEQGMHINEHEKNYGIVKGVACPIRLAVTFSGKAGHTGTTPMDRRQDALAAAAPFISFVQDTALQLNDVYEKPLVATVSTLTSSPNSMNVIPQTVIAGVDIRSVDDGLKTKMADAIRSELERIEQATGVSISIEVLVDNPSVLLDENIAQQLVDAGNQEAYLAHHMDSGAGHDVMNMAQVWPSGLLFIPCKGGLSHHPDEYAAAEDLKMGSELLARYLMEATAL, from the coding sequence GTGAATAGCTGGCTAATTGAACATTTACAACGGATGAATATGACTAATGCATTGGTTAGACCGGAAGGATTTACGCGAGAAGGCTATACATCGGAAGAAACAAGCGCGATGGAAGTTTTTAAAGACATTGCGAAAGAGCTAGGCTTGGCTGTGGAAGTAGACGCGGCAGGAAATATCATCGCGCGTTGGGAAGTTCCAGGCGGCGAAAATGCGGCGGTAGCTACAGGTTCTCATCTTGATACGGTGCCAAACGGTGGCGCATTTGACGGAGGAGCGGGCGTTGTATGTGGCCTGGGCGCAGTTAAATTGTTGAAAGAAGCCGATTTTAAACCAAAGCGGCCGATTGAAGTGATTTGTTTTCGTTCGGAAGAATCCTCGCGATTCGGCGTATCGACAATTGGCAGTAAAGCGATGAGTGGATTATTGGATTCTTCTATTGGAACGCTTGTCGATCAACACGGCACGACGCTTGCAGAAGCGGTTAAAAGCCAAGGCTTTAACTGGGATGATTTGACCAAAGCAAAACGCTCGAAAGAAGAGCTAAAAAGCTTTGTTGAACTACATATTGAACAAGGCATGCATATAAACGAACATGAAAAAAATTACGGTATCGTCAAAGGCGTTGCTTGTCCGATTCGCTTAGCCGTTACGTTTAGCGGCAAAGCAGGACATACGGGCACGACGCCGATGGATCGCAGACAAGACGCTTTAGCAGCAGCGGCTCCTTTTATTTCATTTGTTCAAGATACAGCTCTTCAACTAAATGATGTATACGAGAAACCATTAGTAGCGACAGTTAGTACATTAACGTCTTCGCCAAACTCGATGAATGTGATTCCGCAAACTGTTATTGCCGGAGTCGATATTCGCAGCGTTGATGATGGGTTGAAAACGAAAATGGCTGACGCGATACGGAGCGAATTAGAACGTATTGAACAAGCGACAGGCGTATCCATCTCCATCGAAGTGTTGGTCGATAATCCATCTGTTTTGCTTGATGAAAATATAGCCCAGCAGTTAGTTGATGCTGGCAACCAAGAAGCTTACTTGGCACATCATATGGATAGCGGCGCGGGACACGATGTGATGAATATGGCACAAGTATGGCCGAGCGGATTGCTGTTTATACCTTGCAAAGGCGGCTTGAGTCATCATCCAGATGAATATGCAGCAGCTGAAGATTTGAAGATGGGTTCAGAGCTTTTAGCCCGTTATTTGATGGAGGCAACGGCGCTATGA
- a CDS encoding type 1 glutamine amidotransferase domain-containing protein, whose amino-acid sequence MAKVLAVLSSGHKDTENNYETGWWAEELFAPMEILEKAGHQMDLASPLGGKPTLDKVSISEDYDPEGKYKKLYESGLADNTTALSDVNAKEYDVVFIVGGHGAMYDLAESEELRDIINTVYDNGNIVSAVCHGPAPLIWTMRPDGKSIIDGLDVTGYPEAVEPEGLPAILPFSLEGKMNEVANYSAENKVVWGNEQLVTGRDPFSAEELANELVKALDKRNNKDN is encoded by the coding sequence ATGGCAAAAGTATTAGCAGTATTATCAAGTGGACACAAAGACACAGAAAATAATTACGAAACTGGCTGGTGGGCCGAAGAGTTATTTGCACCGATGGAGATTTTAGAAAAAGCAGGACATCAAATGGATCTAGCTTCACCACTAGGCGGCAAACCGACGCTTGATAAAGTCAGCATCAGCGAAGATTATGATCCTGAAGGCAAATACAAAAAACTGTATGAATCAGGATTAGCAGACAACACAACAGCTCTTTCAGATGTTAATGCAAAAGAGTACGACGTGGTATTCATCGTTGGAGGTCACGGGGCTATGTATGACCTGGCTGAAAGTGAAGAGCTGCGTGACATTATCAATACGGTTTACGACAACGGAAACATCGTTTCAGCTGTCTGCCACGGACCGGCTCCATTAATTTGGACGATGCGTCCAGATGGCAAGAGCATCATTGATGGCTTAGACGTAACGGGCTATCCAGAAGCGGTTGAACCTGAAGGCCTTCCTGCTATTCTGCCGTTCAGCTTAGAAGGAAAAATGAACGAAGTAGCTAATTATAGCGCTGAAAATAAAGTGGTATGGGGCAATGAGCAATTAGTAACTGGGCGCGACCCGTTTTCTGCTGAAGAATTAGCAAACGAATTGGTTAAAGCTTTAGATAAAAGAAACAACAAGGACAACTAA
- a CDS encoding PH domain-containing protein translates to MADLNAMMAWTFTQEIDVPDSVNDLLIAGEKAQIAYKTIRDTAVVTNKRIIISDKQGITGKKVEVYTIPFKSITMYSSENGGTFDMNTELELWTTAGKFKLNLNKKVDIRKLDKVIAEAIL, encoded by the coding sequence ATGGCAGATTTAAATGCAATGATGGCATGGACGTTTACACAAGAAATTGACGTGCCAGATTCGGTAAACGACTTATTGATTGCTGGTGAAAAAGCACAAATCGCCTACAAAACGATTCGTGACACAGCGGTAGTAACGAATAAAAGGATTATTATTTCCGACAAACAAGGTATAACGGGAAAAAAAGTCGAGGTTTATACAATCCCTTTTAAATCAATTACTATGTATTCGTCCGAAAATGGCGGTACATTCGATATGAACACCGAGCTCGAGCTTTGGACAACGGCCGGGAAATTCAAATTGAACTTGAATAAGAAAGTGGATATTCGCAAACTAGACAAAGTTATTGCAGAAGCAATTCTATAG